The following are encoded in a window of Spea bombifrons isolate aSpeBom1 chromosome 2, aSpeBom1.2.pri, whole genome shotgun sequence genomic DNA:
- the PIGV gene encoding GPI mannosyltransferase 2: MWGAQDPFIKEIVHFSLCCRGITLVMQFVFNTLIPDHQADAFSPPQTSSPSFGDQLTELLVGGLGRWDAKHFLFIAEHGYLYEHNLAFFPLLPLSIAGVAHGLLLPLASVLSLHSRLLLSAVLLNCICFTLAAVSLYLLGCLVLQSRRNAFLAALLFCMNPASIFMTAAYSETVFALATFIGLWQLEKRKTLRGWVFLSFATAARANGLANVGFFLHSVVQAIVVGPCNWVKTRRMFLGSLVVILPFAIFQSFSYWKFCMVSSTTEDVPKELLQLGLNHGYRISGKSIPVWCSAYFPVAYSHIQSEYWEVGFLRYFQLHQVPNFFLAVPVVLLSSSAIWEYVRANLHLCVTLGLFGVQQKPSSGYCGPRVFLYIAHIAALMVFGVLCMHVQVLTRLLFSSSPVLFWFCSHRLQQNEPWMWGLERGYLTSNPALRLLRSWTSLQPQTKAVLGYFLTYWILGTALHVNFLPWT; encoded by the exons ATGTGGGGTGCCCAAGACCCATTCATAAAGGAAATAGTCCACTTTTCCTTATGCTGTCGAGGAATCACTCTTGTAATGCAG TTTGTGTTCAACACTTTGATACCAGATCACCAGGCCGATGCTTTTTCCCCTCCACAAACCTCTTCACCCAGTTTTGGGGACCAACTGACGGAGCTGCTTGTAGGGGGCCTAGGACGATGGGATGCCAAGCATTTCCTCTTCATTGCAGAGCATGGATACCTGTATGAACACAACCTGGCGTTCTTCCCTTTGCTCCCACTTAGCATTGCTGGTGTGGCACATGGCTTACTTTTGCCGCTAGCGTCGGTGCTCAGCTTGCACAGTAGACTTTTGCTGTCGGCTGTTTTGTTGAACTGCATATGTTTCACCCTAGCCGCAGTCTCCTTGTATCTTCTTGGCTGTCTGGTTCTGCAGTCACGCCGTAATGCCTTCCTGGCAGCATTACTTTTCTGTATGAACCCAGCCTCCATCTTCATGACTGCTGCATATTCAGAGACCGTGTTTGCATTAGCTACCTTCATTGGGCTATGGCAGCTGGAGAAGCGCAAGACTCTTAGAGGTTGGGTCTTTCTATCCTTTGCCACGGCTGCCCGTGCTAATGGCTTAGCTAATGTCGGCTTCTTTTTGCATTCAGTAGTACAAGCAATTGTGGTAGGACCGTGTAATTGGGTCAAGACTAGGAGGATGTTTTTAGGAAGCCTGGTAGTCATTCTGCCATTTGCCATATTCCAGTCTTTTAGTTACTGGAAATTCTGCATGGTGTCTTCAACAACAGAAGATGTACCTAAAGAACTACTGCAATTGGGATTAAACCACGGGTATCGTATATCGGGTAAAAGCATACCTGTCTGGTGCTCAGCCTACTTTCCTGTAGCATATTCCCACATCCAGAGTGAATACTGGGAAGTTGGATTTCTCCGTTACTTTCAGCTCCATCAGGTACCAAACTTCTTCCTGGCAGTACCTGTAGTATTACTAAGTTCTAGTGCAATATGGGAGTATGTTCGTGCCAACCTACATCTATGCGTGACTCTGGGACTTTTTGGAGTGCAACAGAAACCCTCTAGTGGATACTGTGGACCTCGAGTTTTCCTGTACATTGCTCATATTGCAGCACTGATGGTTTTTGGAGTCCTGTGTATGCATGTGCAG GTTCTCACTCGTCTACTTTTCTCTTCCTCTCCTGTGCTATTTTGGTTCTGCTCTCATAGACTCCAACAGAATGAGCCATGGATGTGGGGGCTTGAGAGAGGTTATTTAACATCCAATCCTGCCCTGCGCCTCCTCCGTTCTTGGACATCACTACAACCCCAGACAAAAGCTGTGCTGGGGTATTTCCTAACATATTGGATCCTTGGAACAGCTCTGCATGTCAACTTCTTACCTTGGACGTAG
- the ARID1A gene encoding AT-rich interactive domain-containing protein 1A: MAAQVAPASGPNLGGTPPAAGPELKKSPGDPPPPPSETQTEAPASASNDSDPPEAANGTRAASASSLQESGDTPAASSASSHPPSGFGFSPYPRGVFQPGPGLDYPPPNEAYNSYPAYPNRAYPPGYPPPRPAASSGKPQAPAYPPPPRFGPAQPAAATPTLNQLLTAPSPGRGYSGYPGGDYPEQHKGPEGYASGWAAGQRGVHPPGSPGSSSQGLPRTPQPASPMDQMGKMRPQPYGSGNPYGQQQGAQQGHSGYPVQPYSSQTPQRYPMTMQGRTQASMGMQYGQQMAPYAQQGPGSYAQQSQSPYYNQQSLHPPQQTTPPQTQYSQQQPQASQSYSQQTPSSQPPPTQAVQPTFTQQQSPSPSPYTQQQQGPPTSSQSQSPYTQTPQYPSSQQQGSSYQSQAAQQGASYSQQRFPPPQELSQDSFTSQASSTPSLGSSKGQDDLSLGMQPRPSSLPDLSGSIDDLPMGAEGALSPGVSTSGISSSQGEQSNPAQSPFSPHTSPHLPGIRGPSPSPVGSPASVAPSRSGPLSPTAVPGTQMPPRPPSGQSDGLIHPAINQAGLGQERGYMQRNPQITQYGSPQPGPALSPRQSTGAQMHAGMGPYQQNSMGSYGSQGGQYGPQGGYPRQPNYNTMPNAGYSAGGMAPLVGGGQMHGQGGMSQYGGRMGHSMGNRPYGPNMGAMPPQVGSGMCPPPAGMNRKAQEAAGMHATPNSLQSRSPGYPNMNQGGMMGSGPPYGQGMNSMAAMMNTQGPPYMGGNMANNSGMAGSPELMGLSDVKLTPTPKMNNKADGTPKSEPKSKKSNSSTTTNEKITKLYELGSEPERKMWVDRYLSFTEEKAMGMTNLPAVGRKPLDLYRLYVSVKEIGGLTQVNKNKKWRELATNLNVGTSSSAASSLKKQYIQCLYAFECKIERGEDPPPDIFVSAEAKKQAKIQPPSPAGSGSMQGPQTPQSTSSSMAEGGDLKPPTPASTPHSQMPAMQGMRNNSVGLQDAYDGSDTSYQKRNSMTPNPGYQADMMGRMSYDASKDPYGGMRKGADAFMSSGQGPSGSIGDPYGRTAGPPMSNIAQRPHYPYSGYDRVRGDPGLGPEGGIVSGGTQPNMMPSNTDSGMYSPGRYPQQRHDSYGNQYPTQSTASGSPYPSQQNPMYQQPNYKRPMDGSYGPSSKRHEGEMYSAPYSGAQGTQGQQQPPPQQQQPPVSGAPAPPGPPPAAATSQQPQDPYGQYGSNYPQGGERRPAPSGQNQFPFQFGRERVSATPGSNSQPPLPPSVMGNSGEASQQGAMWQGRSDMSYNYQGRPGPPPAATQGPGYHTGPPRGEEMIHSDQRLSHENQWQPHVNRQQSPYVPAPGPPLTRAPPQPGYQASPSMPNHLPQVASPATPRPLEAHTSPSKSPFLKMQKAGPPVPASHIVPTPTQPPLIRRDITFPPGSVEATQPILKPRRRLTSKDIGAPEAWRVMMSLKSGLLAESTWALDTINILLYDDNSIMTFNLSQLPGLLELLVEYFRRCLIEIFGILKEYEVGEAAQKSLLKPSINEFCSPLASDAELSEDEDCQSLTDGEPQSEAEGEEERKAFSAPCAAGDDCLKQASKFDKLPVKLVPREDAFVLDCSHKLGRRQEFDSGLLHWRLGGGDTTEHIQTHFERRTEPSARRRPQTKRRSREQVSAAEDTAPTIDDVLCARPDSLSPVAKTADDSEFALGGSSPTQSRHGLKILEDEPRSKDETPLCTLEEWQDALSRRCVCISNILRSLSFVPGNDLEMSKHPGLLLILGKLVLLYHKHPERKQAPLTYEKEEERDQGVSCNKAEWWWDCLEMLRENALVTLANISGQLDLSPYPESICLPILDGLLHWAVCPSAEAQDPFVTLGPNAVLSPQRLVLEALSKLSIQDNNVDLILATPPFSRLEKLYGTLVRFLSDRKNHVCREMAVVLLANLAQGDSLAARAIALQKGSIGNLLGFLEDSLAATQFQQSQAAHLHGPSAPFEPTSTDMMRRASKALLALAKVEENHTEFTLYEARLLDISVSPLMNCSVSQVICDVLFLIGQS; this comes from the exons ATGGCTGCCCAGGTGGCCCCGGCCTCCGGCCCCAATTTGGGGGGAACCCCGCCCGCCGCCGGCCCCGAGCTAAAGAAGAGCCCCGGGGACCCCCCTCCTCCCCCGTCCGAGACACAAACGGAGGCCCCGGCTTCGGCCTCAAATGACTCTGACCCACCGGAGGCAGCCAACGGGACACGAGCTGCTTCGGCCTCCTCTCTCCAGGAGTCCGGTGATACGCCTGCGGCCTCCTCCGCCTCTTCTCACCCGCCTAGCGGGTTTGGCTTTTCTCCTTACCCCAGGGGAGTCTTCCAGCCGGGTCCCGGCCTGGACTACCCGCCGCCCAATGAGGCCTACAACTCCTACCCGGCATACCCCAACCGGGCCTACCCTCCGGGGtatcctcctcctcgtccggcCGCCTCCTCAGGCAAACCCCAGGCTCCGGCCTACCCACCACCACCTCGCTTCGGGCCTGCGCAGCCGGCGGCCGCCACCCCAACCCTGAATCAGCTGCTGACAGCGCCGAGCCCCGGGCGCGGATACTCTGGCTACCCCGGGGGCGACTACCCAGAGCAGCACAAAGGACCTGAAGGCTATGCATCTGGCTGGGCCGCGGGTCAGAGGGGCGTTCATCCGCCGGGTAGCCCCGGGAGCAGCAGCCAGGGCCTGCCCAGGACACCGCAG CCTGCTAGTCCCATGGATCAGATGGGAAAGATGCGACCCCAGCCATACGGTTCAGGTAACCCATACGGTCAACAACAGGGAGCTCAGCAGGGACACTCTGGGTACCCAGTCCAGCCTTACTCCTCACAGACCCCCCAGCGATATCCCATGACTATGCAGGGTCGAACTCAGGCAAGCATGGGCATGCAGTATGGGCAACAG ATGGCTCCATATGCTCAGCAGGGTCCTGGGTCCTATGCCCAGCAGAGCCAATCTCCATACTACAACCAACAGAGCCTTCATCCTCCTCAGCAGACAACACCCCCACAGACGCAATATTCGCAACAGCAGCCGCAAGCTTCCCAGTCATATTCCCAACAGACCCCTTCTTCTCAGCCACCCCCTACCCaggctgtgcagcccacatttACCCAACAGCAGTCTCCATCTCCTTCTCCTTATACACAACAGCAGCAGGGTCCCCCGACAAGCTCTCAGAGTCAGTCACCATACACACAGACTCCACAGTATCCTAGTTCACAGCAGCAAGGGTCATCCTATCAGTCACAGGCAGCACAGCAGGGTGCATCTTATTCCCAGCAGCGCTTCCCTCCACCACAG GAGCTCTCTCAGGATTCTTTCACATCCCAGGCTTCATCCACTCCGTCTTTAGGTTCCAGCAAAGGACAAGACGACCTTAGTTTAGGGATGCAACCACGGCCCTCAAGTCTCCCG GATCTCTCTGGCTCTATTGATGATCTTCCAATGGGTGCAGAGGGTGCTTTGAGCCCTGGAGTTAGCACTTCTGGGATTTCTAGCAGCCAAGGAGAGCAAAGTAATCCAGCCCAGTCACCTTTCTCTCCCCATACCTCTCCTCACTTGCCTGGCATTCGTGGGCCCTCACCATCTCCAGTAGGATCCCCAGCAAGTGTGGCTCCATCTCGTTCTGGACCCCTTTCACCAACCGCCGTTCCTG GAACTCAAATGCCTCCACGTCCACCAAGTGGGCAGTCGGATGGACTGATTCACCCAGCAATAAACCAGGCTGGCCTTGGACAGGAGAGGG GGTACATGCAGAGGAATCCACAGATAACTCAGTATGGCTCGCCCCAGCCTGGCCCTGCGCTTTCCCCACGCCAGTCAACAGGGGCGCAAATGCATGCAGGAATGGGTCCCTATCAGCAGAACTCAATGGGAAGCTATGGCTCTCAAGGGGGTCAATATGGGCCCCAAG GAGGGTACCCTCGGCAACCAAATTATAACACAATGCCTAATGCAGGTTACTCTGCAGGAGGAATGGCTCCATTGGTTGGAGGAGGGCAAATGCATGGACAAGGAGGCATGTCTCAGTATGGGGGACGGATGGGCCACTCTATGGGTAACAGGCCATATGGGCCAAATATGGGTGCAATGCCTCCACAGGTGGGATCTGGGATGTGCCCACCCCCTGCTGGTATGAACCGCAAAGCACAAGAAGCTGCTGGCATGCATGCCACACCCAATTCCCTTCAAAGCAG GTCTCCAGGATATCCTAACATGAACCAAGGTGGGATGATGGGATCTGGCCCTCCTTATGGGCAAGGAATGAACAGCATGGCGGCTATGATGAATACGCAGGGCCCTCCCTACATGGGTGGCAACATGGCCAATAACTCAG GCATGGCTGGCAGTCCCGAGCTCATGGGTCTTTCAGATGTGAAATTGACACCAACTccaaaaatgaacaacaaaGCAGATGGAACACCAAAATCAGAACCCAAATCTAAG AAGTCAAACTCCTCAACTACTACAAATGAGAAGATCACAAAACTGTATGAGCTGGGGAGTGAGCCCGAAAGAAAGATGTGGGTAGATCGATATCTGTCCTTCACAGAGGAGAAGGCTATGGGCATGACAAACCTGCCAGCAGTGGGCAGGAAGCCTCTTGACTTGTACCGGCTTTATGTGTCTGTCAAGGAGATTGGAGGGCTCACCCAG GTAAATAAGAACAAGAAGTGGAGGGAACTTGCAACAAACCTTAATGTGGGCACATCAAGCAGTGCAGCCAGCTCCCTAAAGAAACAGTATATACAATGTCTTTATGCCTTTGAATGCAAGATTGAGAGGGGAGAGGACCCGCCACCAGACATATTTGTATCAGCAGAAGCTAAGAAACAAGCTAAAATCCAGCCACCTTCACCTG CTGGTTCTGGATCCATGCAGGGACCCCAGACTCCACAGTCAACCAGTAGCTCAATGGCAGAAGGAGGGGACCTTAAGCCCCCAACACCAGCATCCACTCCACACAGCCAGATGCCTGCCATGCAAGGCATGAG GAACAACTCTGTGGGTTTACAGGATGCATATGACGGTTCAGATACCTCCTACCAGAAGAGAAACTCCATGACTCCTAATCCTGGGTACCAGGCTGATATGATGGGTAGGATGTCATATGATGCCAGCAAGGATCCCTATGGGGGCATGAGGAAAG GTGCAGATGCATTCATGTCTTCAGGGCAGGGACCTAGCGGGTCTATTGGAGATCCCTATGGACGGACAGCAGGTCCTCCAATGTCCAACATTGCACAGCGTCCTCATTATCCCTACAGTGGATATGACAGAGTGAG AGGGGACCCAGGCCTAGGCCCTGAAGGGGGTATAGTGAGTGGGGGAACTCAGCCTAATATGATGCCCTCAAATACAGACAGTGGCATGTACTCTCCTGGACGCTACCCGCAGCAGAG GCATGACTCCTATGGTAACCAGTACCCAACACAGAGCACAGCCTCAGGCAGCCCCTACCCCAGTCAGCAGAACCCAATGTACCAGCAACCT AACTACAAGCGACCAATGGATGGTAGCTATGGACCTTCTTCGAAACGCCATGAGGGAGAGATGTATAGTGCTCCATACAGTGGGGCACAGGGTACCCAGGGTCAACAGCAGCCGCCACCCCAGCAACAGCAGCCCCCTGTTTCTGGAGCGCCAGCTCCACCTGGGCCACCCCCTGCTGCTGCCACTTCTCAACAACCCCAGGATCCTTATGGGCAATATGGGAGCAACTATCCACAGGGGGGAGAACGACGGCCAGCACCATCTGGGCAGAATCAATTTCCGTTCCAGTTTGGACGTGAGCGGGTGTCTGCCACCCCAGGCAGCAATTCCCAGCCACCTTTACCCCCTAGTGTAATGGGTAACTCTGGGGAGGCATCCCAGCAGGGAGCAATGTGGCAAGGCAGAAGTGACATGAGTTACAACTATCAGGGCAGGCCAGGGCCGCCCCCTGCAGCTACTCAGGGGCCTGGCTATCACACTGGACCTCCTAGAGGAGAGGAAATGATACACTCAGACCAGCGCCTTAGTCATGAAAACCAGTGGCAACCTCATGTTAACAGGCAACAGTCCCCTTATGTGCCTGCCCCAGGCCCACCTCTTACACGTGCCCCACCACAGCCTGGGTACCAGGCTTCCCCTAGCATGCCCAATCATCTGCCTCAGGTAGCTAGCCCTGCCACTCCTCGGCCCTTGGAGGCCCACACTTCACCAAGTAAGTCCCCCTTCCTGAAGATGCAAAAGGCTGGACCACCTGTGCCTGCCTCACACATTGTGCCCACACCGACCCAGCCACCGCTTATCCGTAGGGACATTACTTTCCCTCCTGGGTCTGTAGAAGCCACGCAACCTATTCTGAAACCAAGACGAAGACTGACATCCAAGGATATTG GAGCACCAGAGGCTTGGCGCGTCATGATGTCTCTGAAATCTGGTCTCCTAGCAGAGAGTACCTGGGCACTGGACACAATTAACATTCTACTGTATGATGACAACAGCATCATGACCTTTAACCTCAGCCAG CTTCCTGGGTTGCTGGAGTTATTAGTGGAATATTTCCGTCGCTGCCTAATTGAAATATTTGGCATCCTCAAAGAGTATGAAGTTGGAGAGGCTGCTCAGAAAAGCCTTCTGAAACCTTCCATCAATGAGTTTTGCAGTCCTCTTGCAAGTGATGCTGAACTAAGTGAGGATGAGGACTGCCAGTCTTTGACAGATGGTGAACCCCAAAGTGAGGCagaaggagaggaagagaggaaaGCATTTTCTGCCCCCTGTGCTGCTGGTGATGATTGCCTTAAGCAGGCCAGCAAGTTTGATAAACTCCCTGTGAAATTGGTTCCGAGAGAAGATGCCTTTGTGTTGGACTGCTCACACAAGTTGGGCCGCCGACAAGAGTTTGACAGTGGACTCTTGCATTGGAGGCTAGGAGGTGGCGACACAACGGAGCACATCCAAACCCACTTTGAAAGGCGCACTGAACCATCTGCCCGCAGACGGCCACAAACTAAACGACGCTCCCGAGAACAAGTTTCTGCAGCAGAGGATACTGCCCCCACCATAGATGATGTCCTGTGTGCCCGGCCTGATTCCTTGTCACCAGTGGCCAAAACAGCAGATGATTCAGAGTTTGCATTGGGAGGTAGCTCACCTACACAAAGCAGGCATGGTCTGAAAATATTAGAGGATGAACCACGCAGCAAAGATGAGACCCCACTTTGCACACTTGAGGAGTGGCAGGATGCGCTTTCACGGCGATGCGTGTGCATATCCAACATTTTGCGGAGCTTGTCGTTTGTTCCAGGCAATGACTTGGAAATGTCGAAGCACCCAGGGCTGCTGTTAATCCTTGGGAAACTTGTGCTTCTTTACCACAAGCATCCGGAACGCAAACAGGCACCTCTCACTTATGAGAAGGAAGAGGAGCGGGACCAAGGAGTGAGCTGCAACAAGGCagagtggtggtgggactgccTGGAGATGCTACGTGAGAACGCACTGGTCACGCTTGCTAACATCTCAGGACAGCTAGACCTTTCCCCTTACCCAGAGAGCATCTGTTTGCCCATACTCGATGGCCTGTTACATTGGGCGGTTTGTCCATCGGCTGAGGCTCAAGATCCATTTGTAACTTTGGGCCCCAATGCTGTGTTATCTCCTCAGAGACTAGTGCTGGAGGCCTTGAGCAAGCTAAGCATTCAGGACAACAATGTTGACCTTATCCTGGCCACACCTCCTTTCAGTCGTCTAGAGAAGCTGTATGGGACCTTAGTGAGGTTTTTGAGTGACAGAAAAAATCATGTGTGCAGGGAAATGGCAGTGGTGCTCCTAGCTAACTTGGCACAAGGGGACAGTTTAGCAGCCAGAGCCATCGCGCTTCAGAAGGGCAGTATTGGAAACCTGCTAGGCTTCCTGGAGGACAGTCTAGCAGCCACCCAGTTTCAGCAAAGTCAGGCTGCCCACTTACATGGTCCTTCTGCCCCTTTTGAGCCCACCAGCACGGACATGATGCGGCGGGCATCCAAAGCCCTGCTGGCTTTGGCCAAGGTCGAGGAGAACCATACAGAGTTCACACTGTATGAAGCTCGCCTGTTGGACATCTCTGTCTCTCCACTCATGAACTGCTCTGTGTCACAGGTCATCTGTGATGTCCTGTTTTTGATTGGCCAATCATGA